The following proteins are co-located in the Dyadobacter chenwenxiniae genome:
- a CDS encoding SusD/RagB family nutrient-binding outer membrane lipoprotein: protein MKQYIIKITAVIIIIAVSGLNGCKQSDLNINPNIAGESSIVPASLILNRLTWGLYQGGGVVDAAANAVFEGPWDQIMRWNQFTVSNNSYYRGQNIYNFSNTATSYDVLKYANKMEEQSKVQLGTDQNVYSAIAKFFKAYSFIWLTQRVGDIPMSDAGNTQVLEPKYDSQKIVYQNSLKLLDDANTIMKTIITSSNSATVVEGDIYGLTYKKWQKVINSYKLRVLISLSKRADDTADLNIKQQFAAILADPASYPVFEGNTDNMEFKYNSAYNPYYHGPNDTYNTFENIGSTYLEITTANQDPRTFVSSTPAPAQIAAGKTVSDFGAYQGADISAYSQAQLTNDMNAGKYSFVNFKRYFTSLAGPENYMIIGYPEMCFNVAEAINRGWLTGDAASWYNKGIHASLAYYGLSEGLTYTIGDKGGATLGTTIINIVNFKSKVVYAGNNANGLKQILEQKYVAFFQNSQWEAFYNWRRTGVPAFKEGGSGIGTPTSKIPLRWLYPVDEKNENTANVNAAITSQYGGKDEATAVMWLLK, encoded by the coding sequence ATGAAACAATATATAATTAAGATAACAGCTGTGATAATAATCATCGCTGTGAGCGGTCTGAATGGATGTAAACAATCCGATTTGAACATTAATCCAAACATTGCAGGTGAGAGTTCCATAGTACCTGCAAGCCTGATCCTGAACCGTTTGACATGGGGACTCTACCAGGGAGGCGGTGTGGTCGACGCAGCAGCCAATGCGGTCTTTGAAGGTCCATGGGACCAGATCATGCGCTGGAACCAGTTTACAGTATCCAACAATTCCTATTACCGTGGCCAGAACATTTATAATTTCAGCAATACAGCCACTTCCTATGATGTGCTTAAGTACGCCAATAAAATGGAGGAGCAGTCCAAAGTACAGCTGGGTACTGATCAGAATGTCTATTCAGCCATAGCTAAATTTTTCAAAGCATATAGTTTCATCTGGCTCACGCAGCGTGTAGGCGATATTCCAATGAGTGACGCCGGAAATACCCAGGTGCTCGAACCTAAGTATGATTCGCAGAAAATCGTTTATCAAAATAGCCTTAAGCTGCTTGATGATGCCAATACGATAATGAAGACCATCATTACATCGTCAAATTCAGCCACTGTGGTAGAAGGTGATATTTACGGTCTGACTTATAAAAAATGGCAGAAAGTAATCAATAGTTATAAGCTAAGGGTCCTAATCAGCTTAAGCAAAAGAGCGGATGACACGGCAGATCTGAACATCAAACAGCAGTTTGCAGCCATCCTTGCAGATCCAGCTTCATACCCGGTGTTTGAAGGCAACACGGACAATATGGAATTTAAATACAACTCAGCTTACAATCCTTACTACCACGGCCCGAACGATACCTACAATACCTTTGAAAATATAGGGTCAACTTATCTTGAGATCACCACAGCCAACCAGGACCCGCGTACCTTTGTGAGCTCTACACCTGCACCTGCACAGATTGCAGCCGGTAAAACCGTCAGCGACTTTGGCGCATATCAGGGCGCTGACATCTCCGCCTATTCACAGGCGCAGCTGACCAATGATATGAATGCAGGTAAATACTCTTTTGTAAACTTCAAACGCTACTTTACTTCACTGGCAGGCCCTGAAAATTATATGATCATTGGATATCCAGAGATGTGCTTTAATGTGGCGGAAGCGATCAACCGGGGATGGTTGACAGGAGATGCTGCAAGCTGGTACAATAAAGGCATTCATGCTTCGCTGGCATACTATGGTTTAAGCGAAGGCCTGACCTATACCATCGGCGACAAAGGCGGTGCAACACTGGGAACAACGATAATCAATATTGTAAATTTCAAATCAAAGGTGGTTTATGCCGGAAACAATGCAAATGGCTTAAAGCAGATCCTGGAACAGAAGTATGTGGCATTTTTTCAAAATTCACAATGGGAGGCTTTTTATAACTGGCGCAGAACAGGTGTTCCTGCTTTTAAAGAAGGTGGTTCAGGCATCGGGACACCAACCAGCAAAATCCCATTGAGATGGCTTTACCCTGTTGATGAAAAAAATGAAAACACAGCCAACGTCAATGCAGCCATCACATCTCAGTATGGCGGTAAAGATGAAGCTACGGCTGTCATGTGGCTTTTAAAATAA
- a CDS encoding SusC/RagA family TonB-linked outer membrane protein, which yields MKRSANFSLKASFAFWGVLLLTALTPSMAQNQIIKGKIIQTSNAQAIPGVSILVKGTNTGSSSNADGEYEISAPSNATLIFSSVGFNSQEILVGYKTQIDVKLEDDIKSLNEVVVTALGIKKEARTVGYSTQEIKGAEMTKAREPNAINSLTGKIAGLTIGASAEMLGRPQIVLRGSTDVLFVVDGVPVNSDTWNMNGDDVDTYTVLKGPNAAALYGSRGLNGAILVTTKKGSKDKRGFSVDFNSSTMMEKGFLALPKDQTEYGYGTDFKYAYGNNEYDLDGAYRRANIWGPRFEGQNVPQWDSPVVGGVRQGTPWLAKGKDNFKNFMQAGILSTNNISLSASGEKYDLRISATHTYQKGMSPNTKLNIDNLNINGGYNITSRLRMEAGLNFNAQYTPNIPDVSYGPNSYQYLFKVYGSASYDIADMRDYWKQDGLQQKFVEYGRINNPYFTANEWLHGHYKTDVFGNIKLSYKITDDLNVAVRTQVTTWNQLRTEKVPPSTNLNSYYSGYYFGWYGDYREDRRTLLENNTDVLLNYNKAVAKDLHLGVTLGGNLRTFKYNSTWASTYQLSMPSVYDLAASKNPVKAYTFGSDMQVYSGYYSVDLGYKGYFNINTTGRVDNLSTLPAGKQTFFYPSVSLSTVVTDYAKLPDFISFLKIRGSYANVKGGLTSTTIGSAFQALYGTTLNSGLLGYGSELYTSYDGPSYTNQNAYSSTSYYNNTGAVTYSKNLANPNIKPQSNSSSEIGFDIKFLRNRLGAEFTYFRSVNGPLIYQLPLAPSTSYATQSVNAITTLKKGWELSINGNPIRANGFSWDVMFNLSTYKETLKDIYGDLKQVQLNNHNYKIGERMDAYYGRKFVRSDAGEIIHAGGIPIAQQSGVDNMQLLGYANPNYVFGFNNKFSYKNLMFSFQVDGRVGGKIYDYVYAQASNAGSAIETATGDFGKARLAEWNSTALGTKTVTPSYVGKGVVITGGTPHYTNGKIDNYQDLEFAPNTQATTVRTYIQNGYYNLFDEPFLTSRSYLKLREVVFTYNLPEKFLARSKFIRAANISLVGRNLLYFAERKDMDLDQYASGFNLSSTSLSGSQGNLQSSTARRYGININLTF from the coding sequence ATGAAACGTTCAGCAAACTTTTCATTAAAGGCATCTTTTGCCTTTTGGGGGGTGTTGCTTTTAACGGCACTGACTCCTTCGATGGCCCAAAACCAGATCATCAAAGGGAAAATTATCCAGACCTCCAATGCCCAGGCTATTCCCGGCGTAAGTATTTTGGTAAAAGGGACCAATACGGGATCTTCATCCAACGCCGACGGGGAATATGAAATTAGCGCGCCGTCCAACGCTACACTGATTTTCTCTTCCGTAGGATTTAACTCTCAGGAAATTTTAGTGGGATATAAAACACAAATTGATGTAAAACTGGAAGATGACATAAAATCACTCAATGAAGTTGTAGTTACCGCACTTGGCATCAAGAAAGAAGCACGTACAGTCGGCTACTCAACACAGGAGATCAAAGGTGCTGAGATGACCAAAGCGCGTGAACCTAATGCGATCAACTCTTTGACCGGTAAGATCGCAGGTCTTACTATTGGTGCTTCGGCTGAAATGCTCGGTCGTCCGCAGATTGTTCTTCGTGGCAGCACCGATGTTTTGTTTGTCGTAGATGGCGTGCCGGTCAACTCTGATACCTGGAACATGAATGGTGATGACGTTGATACTTACACCGTTTTAAAAGGCCCGAACGCCGCGGCTCTTTACGGTTCACGCGGACTAAACGGGGCGATCCTTGTGACGACAAAAAAAGGAAGTAAGGACAAAAGAGGTTTTAGTGTTGACTTTAACAGCAGCACGATGATGGAGAAAGGTTTTCTTGCGCTTCCGAAAGACCAGACTGAATACGGATATGGTACGGACTTCAAATATGCATACGGAAATAATGAATATGATTTAGATGGTGCCTACCGCCGTGCCAATATCTGGGGACCACGTTTTGAAGGCCAGAATGTACCGCAGTGGGACAGCCCGGTTGTAGGCGGCGTGCGTCAGGGAACGCCCTGGCTGGCCAAAGGAAAAGATAATTTCAAAAACTTCATGCAGGCCGGAATATTGTCAACTAACAACATATCACTATCTGCTTCTGGTGAAAAATATGACCTTCGTATTTCAGCCACCCATACTTATCAGAAAGGTATGTCGCCTAATACAAAGCTGAATATTGATAACCTGAACATCAACGGTGGATACAATATCACATCCAGACTTCGTATGGAAGCAGGTTTAAACTTCAATGCCCAGTATACGCCAAACATCCCGGACGTATCTTATGGACCAAACAGTTACCAGTACCTTTTTAAGGTGTACGGATCGGCCAGTTATGATATTGCTGATATGCGTGACTATTGGAAACAGGATGGCCTTCAGCAGAAATTTGTAGAGTATGGCCGTATCAATAACCCTTATTTTACTGCCAACGAGTGGCTGCACGGTCATTACAAAACAGACGTTTTTGGAAATATCAAGCTGAGCTACAAAATCACAGATGATCTGAATGTAGCTGTAAGAACACAAGTAACAACCTGGAATCAGCTTAGAACTGAGAAAGTACCACCATCAACGAATTTGAACAGCTATTACAGCGGTTACTATTTTGGATGGTATGGTGATTACCGCGAAGACAGAAGAACGCTTCTTGAAAACAATACAGACGTCCTTTTAAATTACAACAAGGCTGTAGCGAAAGATCTGCATTTGGGCGTGACTTTGGGTGGTAACCTTCGCACGTTCAAGTATAATTCCACCTGGGCATCGACCTATCAGTTGTCCATGCCAAGTGTGTATGACCTGGCAGCATCTAAAAATCCTGTTAAGGCCTATACTTTCGGATCAGACATGCAGGTTTATAGCGGTTACTACTCTGTGGATTTGGGTTACAAAGGTTATTTCAACATCAATACAACAGGCCGTGTAGATAATCTTTCTACACTTCCGGCAGGAAAGCAGACCTTCTTTTACCCATCGGTTTCTTTGAGCACTGTGGTAACAGACTATGCTAAACTTCCTGATTTTATCTCGTTTCTTAAAATCCGCGGATCGTATGCCAATGTTAAGGGCGGATTAACCTCGACAACTATCGGATCAGCATTCCAGGCTTTATACGGCACCACGCTGAACAGCGGGCTACTGGGTTACGGATCCGAGCTTTACACTTCGTATGACGGGCCAAGCTATACCAACCAGAATGCTTACAGCAGCACAAGCTACTACAACAACACCGGCGCTGTGACCTACTCGAAAAACCTGGCCAATCCAAACATCAAACCGCAGTCGAACAGCTCGTCTGAAATCGGTTTTGACATCAAGTTTTTAAGAAACCGTCTGGGCGCAGAATTTACCTATTTCCGCTCTGTGAACGGGCCTTTGATCTACCAACTTCCGCTGGCGCCATCAACAAGTTATGCCACCCAAAGTGTAAATGCAATCACCACGCTAAAAAAAGGATGGGAACTTTCAATCAACGGAAACCCGATCAGAGCAAACGGCTTTAGCTGGGATGTGATGTTTAACCTTTCTACCTACAAAGAGACGCTTAAAGACATTTACGGCGATCTGAAACAGGTGCAGCTTAATAACCATAACTACAAAATCGGTGAGCGTATGGATGCCTATTACGGCCGCAAGTTTGTGCGTTCGGATGCCGGTGAGATCATTCACGCAGGTGGTATTCCGATTGCACAGCAGTCTGGTGTCGACAATATGCAGCTTTTGGGCTACGCTAACCCAAACTATGTATTTGGATTCAATAATAAATTCAGCTACAAGAACCTGATGTTTAGCTTCCAGGTCGATGGCCGGGTAGGCGGAAAAATCTATGATTACGTTTATGCACAGGCAAGTAATGCAGGTTCTGCTATCGAAACAGCCACAGGTGATTTCGGCAAGGCACGTCTGGCTGAATGGAACAGCACTGCACTGGGCACAAAAACGGTAACTCCATCATATGTAGGTAAAGGGGTCGTAATTACAGGAGGAACACCGCATTATACCAATGGGAAAATTGATAATTACCAGGACCTTGAATTCGCTCCCAACACGCAGGCTACCACAGTCAGAACCTATATTCAAAATGGTTATTACAATCTTTTTGATGAGCCTTTCCTGACAAGCAGGTCGTATCTGAAACTGCGTGAAGTAGTATTTACCTACAATTTGCCGGAGAAATTCCTTGCCCGTTCCAAGTTCATCAGAGCTGCCAACATTTCGCTGGTGGGAAGAAACCTTTTATACTTCGCAGAGCGTAAGGATATGGATTTGGATCAGTATGCATCTGGATTTAATCTTTCCAGCACCAGTTTGAGTGGAAGCCAGGGCAATTTGCAGTCTTCAACCGCACGCCGTTACGGGATAAATATCAACCTGACATTCTAA
- a CDS encoding GDSL-type esterase/lipase family protein: MKLKLIFILIGCTLHASVMAQQTFPFEDEIKAFQHQDSISFPVQNSILFIGSSSIRLWEDLEQRFPGQQIIKRGVGGCEMADLADYYAPLILIPYHPRKVFIFAGENDISHGKTAQSVADNFAKLWVQIRTKLPATEIYFLSIKRSPSRIKYEPIVLQANSLIKNYLAGKAKSHYVDLAPAIYKPGTTRSDSTLFADDYLHLNSKGYDKWQQALRPFVK; this comes from the coding sequence ATGAAACTAAAATTAATTTTCATTTTAATAGGCTGTACTTTACATGCGTCTGTGATGGCTCAGCAAACATTTCCGTTTGAAGATGAGATCAAGGCTTTTCAGCACCAGGATAGTATAAGTTTTCCTGTTCAAAACAGCATCTTATTTATTGGAAGCTCAAGTATTCGTTTGTGGGAAGATCTTGAGCAACGCTTTCCAGGTCAGCAGATTATCAAACGAGGTGTAGGAGGTTGCGAAATGGCAGATTTAGCAGACTATTATGCGCCTTTAATCTTAATCCCGTATCATCCACGCAAGGTCTTTATTTTTGCGGGTGAAAATGACATTTCCCATGGCAAAACTGCACAGTCGGTAGCAGACAATTTCGCGAAATTATGGGTTCAAATTAGAACAAAACTCCCGGCGACTGAAATTTATTTTCTTTCTATTAAACGAAGCCCTTCCAGAATAAAATACGAGCCTATCGTCTTGCAGGCAAATTCCCTTATCAAGAATTACCTGGCTGGTAAAGCCAAAAGCCATTATGTGGATCTGGCACCGGCAATCTATAAACCAGGAACCACCCGATCAGATTCTACTTTGTTTGCTGATGACTATCTTCACCTAAACAGCAAAGGATATGATAAATGGCAGCAAGCCCTTCGACCTTTTGTGAAATAA
- a CDS encoding alkaline phosphatase family protein, translated as MRKTSFYIYLCQALILSCCLAVQAQPAKKHQKTIIIMIDGFGEDYYRATEMPNLNKMEKEGIYKVVPSLMPAVTNVNNIAIATGDSPEKNGITGNVYLNPETEKEEYIEDPNLILTPTIFERAKKAGIKSALFSCKKKTVDLMGQGADIRLCPECNGADSSEWSDQFGSPPNIYSKEASYWIFKSAIYAIQKNPDLGLIYIHTTDYPMHTWPPQSKDSKDFLHHIDKYIGELRKVAPEAAILITADHGLNHKEFCWDLDKACMNRNTPIKIAISPEKDRYFKHHRGMGGAAYVYLKNKEDLEKVKKTLLSLKGIENVLTRGDAVKAYGLMAERIGDLMVVGDKVTVFGALENHESEILDENYRSHGSPYEANVPLFVYNASNAPTAEYFKYNYLLAAWMYR; from the coding sequence ATGAGAAAAACCTCGTTTTACATTTATCTGTGTCAAGCACTAATTTTAAGTTGTTGTCTTGCAGTGCAGGCGCAACCGGCGAAAAAACATCAAAAGACAATCATTATTATGATTGATGGATTTGGAGAAGACTACTACCGCGCCACCGAAATGCCGAATTTAAATAAAATGGAAAAAGAAGGCATTTATAAAGTTGTCCCCTCTTTGATGCCAGCTGTAACCAATGTAAATAATATCGCCATAGCAACTGGCGATTCTCCTGAGAAAAACGGAATAACCGGTAATGTTTACTTAAATCCGGAAACAGAAAAAGAGGAATATATTGAAGATCCAAATCTAATCCTTACACCAACTATTTTTGAACGCGCAAAAAAGGCTGGAATTAAATCAGCGTTATTTTCCTGCAAAAAGAAAACGGTAGATTTGATGGGACAAGGTGCTGATATTCGCTTATGCCCCGAGTGCAATGGCGCAGATAGTTCAGAATGGTCAGATCAGTTTGGATCCCCACCAAACATTTACTCAAAGGAAGCATCTTACTGGATATTCAAGTCAGCCATTTACGCAATCCAAAAAAATCCGGATCTGGGACTAATCTACATCCACACGACAGATTATCCAATGCACACATGGCCGCCTCAAAGTAAAGATTCTAAAGACTTTCTCCATCATATTGATAAATATATCGGTGAATTAAGAAAGGTCGCTCCTGAGGCAGCAATTTTGATCACCGCTGACCATGGCTTGAATCACAAAGAATTTTGCTGGGATCTTGACAAGGCTTGCATGAACCGTAACACACCGATTAAAATTGCCATTTCTCCTGAAAAAGACCGCTATTTTAAGCATCACCGTGGCATGGGGGGAGCGGCATACGTGTATTTGAAAAATAAAGAAGATCTGGAAAAGGTAAAAAAAACACTTCTTTCTTTAAAAGGTATTGAAAACGTTTTGACCAGAGGTGATGCGGTGAAAGCATATGGTCTTATGGCGGAGCGGATCGGAGATCTGATGGTGGTTGGAGACAAAGTAACCGTTTTCGGCGCCTTGGAAAATCATGAATCCGAAATCCTGGACGAAAATTACCGAAGTCATGGATCGCCCTACGAGGCCAATGTCCCTTTGTTTGTTTACAATGCAAGCAATGCCCCCACTGCAGAATATTTCAAATATAATTATTTGTTAGCTGCGTGGATGTATAGATAA
- a CDS encoding helix-turn-helix domain-containing protein produces the protein MKYIIAGALVQIVISLFLLCNNNNREKSDYLLMLLLAGIGLHLGTKFYIFTEVKNPAVLFQMHTFIQLSYGPLLYLYAVKKVNQLFLPSRLWFLFIPLIISMTLYGCVVAALSMYPGKTDLVLSLYNSIVFFPIVGAHIVFGIFTLKKIRRNQIKDYFLIRNIAWIFILVGITEIALVIASSYFQFYIIPVRCILYVSLGLIPVFIIQFKYVAKPDSRMFSPENLVIESVMSDQYISDKILPEIMSSEQETTEQSERKLLLEGREHEEIYNIIEALIKERKLYREEDFSLDKLAMLTGYNRHYISETLNVFAKKSFYQYINEYRVDEVTRLLECKTNTGSNILSIAYAAGFKNKASFNQYFKKITGSTPSDYQKKINAAH, from the coding sequence ATGAAATATATTATTGCCGGAGCTTTGGTTCAAATAGTCATATCGTTGTTCCTGCTATGCAATAATAACAATAGGGAAAAATCCGATTATCTTTTGATGCTGCTTTTGGCTGGGATAGGGTTGCATTTAGGGACTAAATTTTACATTTTCACTGAGGTTAAAAACCCTGCTGTTTTGTTTCAGATGCATACCTTTATACAATTATCGTATGGCCCGTTGCTATATCTTTATGCAGTTAAGAAAGTTAACCAACTATTTCTTCCGTCTCGCTTGTGGTTTTTGTTTATCCCCTTAATAATCAGCATGACCCTATATGGATGTGTAGTTGCTGCATTATCCATGTATCCGGGTAAAACTGATTTGGTGCTGTCACTTTACAATTCCATCGTTTTTTTTCCGATAGTTGGTGCGCATATTGTGTTTGGAATATTTACCTTGAAGAAAATTCGCCGAAATCAAATAAAAGACTATTTCCTGATACGAAACATTGCCTGGATTTTTATTTTGGTTGGTATTACCGAAATTGCTCTGGTAATTGCTAGCAGCTATTTTCAGTTCTATATTATTCCCGTCAGATGTATATTATACGTGTCATTAGGTCTGATTCCTGTTTTTATAATTCAATTTAAATATGTTGCCAAACCTGATTCGCGCATGTTCAGCCCTGAAAATCTAGTTATCGAATCAGTAATGAGCGATCAATATATTTCTGATAAAATCTTACCTGAAATAATGTCTTCGGAGCAAGAGACTACTGAACAAAGCGAACGAAAACTTTTACTTGAAGGCAGAGAGCATGAAGAGATTTACAATATTATTGAAGCTTTGATTAAAGAGAGGAAACTTTATCGGGAAGAGGATTTCAGTTTAGATAAACTAGCAATGCTCACTGGTTACAACAGACATTATATTTCAGAGACATTAAATGTATTTGCTAAAAAGTCTTTTTACCAATACATAAACGAATATCGAGTCGATGAGGTGACCCGTCTTTTAGAATGTAAAACAAATACAGGTTCAAACATTCTTTCAATTGCTTACGCTGCTGGATTTAAAAACAAAGCATCCTTCAATCAGTATTTCAAAAAGATTACTGGAAGTACCCCTTCCGATTATCAGAAAAAAATAAACGCTGCCCATTGA